TAGTTGACCAGCAGTTACAACCTCATGATCTCCTTCTATGATAGTAGTTCCTGATGTGGAATCTTGAGCTGATTCTGCCTGCTTTGTCTCTCCAGTTGCACTGCTTTTAATCAATGGAGCGGTAAGCTCTGCTTCAGGATCTTGAACAGCTCCTGAGGTCACAGGCGAAGTTAGGACTGCTTCATTCTTAATTGCAGCTGCTTCTCCAGCACGATTACTAAGGTTTTGAATGGTTTTGTCCGTCGTATTACCTTTGCTTTCAGTCACTATAGGTTGTTGTACAGATACACCAGAATTTTCATTTGTACTGGAGTTCTTTCCCTTCCCCTTAATAGTGTTAGCGGAGGACTGTTCTAGTATTGCTGTGAAATTATTTAACAGGCTTATTCCTTTACTAGCAGCTTCTTCGTTCCCACTGACAGCAGCTTCCTGAATCATAGTAACTAAACTTTGCAAATCATCTTGAACAGCAAATCGCAGTGTATCCGCATGCTTAGCTAACGGCGACAAGCTTCCTGCCGACTCCGTATCAGATGTAGCATCACCCTCAGTCGCTTGACTTCCCGATAGAAGAGCTGATACCTGAAGTAGCCAAGCTTGTAAAGCTACCAGCACAGCAGGATCGCTATTGATGCTTTCATCTAGATTTTCAACATCAGCAGTTAGCTTCTCGATAAGATCAGAATTCTGCGTATCTTGTCCCCCTTGATCTTCTCCAGTTGTCTGCACTTCCTTTAAAAGACCTTGCAATAAAGAGGCTAGATTTCCCAGAAGCGGATCAGTAGGTACCGATGTGGTGTTAGCTGTGTTTCCTCCCATAGTTTGCACTAAAGTCTGCGCGAAAGGTACAGCAGCTGTTGTGCCAGTAGAAGTTGATGAGCTACCACTTGCGGCTGTAGCATTTGCGCTCACAAGCGATTGAACCACTAAACTCATATTATTTTTCACCTCCTTTCAATATTTATTTAGCACCCATCAAACGGTTAACAATCTTCGCGGTTTGCGCACTATCATTTTTAGTCATTTCTCCCAAAATCGAAGAACGAACACTATCACTAACGGTATTCATAATCGTTACTACTTTATCAGGGCTAATCTTATACATTTCTCCTAGTAGAGAAGCTGCATTGGCAGGCGTCATTGAACTAAAGGTTTGGTTCAACTTTTCCTTATCCAGATTTGTACTAGTTTTAGTCGTTTGAGTAGTGCTACCAGCTTCTTTTTTCAATCTAGATTGAAGAGCAGCAATTGCCATATCACCCGAAGAGGTAGTTTCTTTCAACTTAATCGTGACATCTGCCGCTTTTTGAGGATCCATTTTTTCCAGAATCGCAGTTTTACTCGCTTTATTCATCACGCTGAATATCTGCACCATCTCTTCTGTAGTCAAATTCTCCATAATCGGTGCAGCTTTGGAAGCTTTCATGCCCGCGTACAGCTTCGCCAGATCAGTAACCTGCTTCTGATAAGGATCTTCTGTTTCCTCACTGTTTACTTCAGCAGCTGCAGCAGCTTCCGTCTTCATCCCCTCAATTTGCGACTCTAGCGCCTGAACCTTGGTATCCTGGGCTGTTTTTTCATCTGTGACCTTCTTCAACTCATCTGCCTTCTGGGCAAGCTGAGCTTTGAGCTCCTTAATCGTTGAGTTTGAGCTCACTTCCTGCTTTTTGCTTTCTTCCTTCGGTTTAGAAGGATCTGTTGGCGGATCAGGAACCCATTTTTCCAGAATCGGAATTTTATTCGCAACTTCAAGCACGTTATTACGAATGTCCATATTAAAAAGCGTCAACAGTACTCCAAGCAGTACTAGCGTGAAGATAATCGGTATCATTAGAAATAAGAACCGCTCAAATTTCCCCGCTGACCCTTCATTTTCAAGTTCCATGTCATTATCAATTTTAGCCACTAGCGGAAACCTCCCGGGTTAGAGGGATTTCATCGCGAAGCGGACGGTTGCCATCTCATCCAGTTCGTTTTGTTCCCGTAAAATCATACTTTGCTGAAACTGTGTCTCAGCCTTATCTTTTGCCTTTAACCATACTTTTTCATCTAATACCTTTGTGCTTAACTGATCTTGCTTCTTCAAGACTTCCTGATGTGCACTTCTAATGTCCGTATGTTTACGGGCAATGCATATATCCAGGTATTCTACATATTCTTGTATTTCACGAATCTTCGCCATAGGTGCCTTTTGTTCTGCGGCATTTTGTAAAGATAACATAATAGCGCTCCGCTGAAAGGTGAGTTCATCCAGGCTTCTTTCTTGTGCCTGCAATTCTCCAAGCGCGCTTGAGAGCATCCATTCTGCCTGTGTCTTCTCATTGCCCTTCAAGTCAACGACTTTTTGAAAAGTATAATGAAATCTCATGATACTGAATCAACTCCTCGAGAAGTGTGAAATTAAAGACTGTTGAACTTCAGCCAGCGTAACTTTTTCATTCACTCTTTGTTTGGTGAATTCCCATATACTGTCTATATACTCCATCGACTCATCGATTTGAGCATTGGAGCCTCTCTGATACGCTCCGATATTAATTAAATCCTCTGAATCCTTGTACACGGCCATTAGTCGCTTAACATTCTCTGCTGCGGCGATCTGTTCTTCTGGCGCAATATCCTTCATTACACGACTAATGCTGGAAAGCACATCTATTGCTGGAAAATGTCCTTTGTTCGCAATACTTCGGTTAAGGACGATATGTCCATCGAGTATTCCTCTCACTGCATCAGCGATCGGCTCATTCATGTCATCACCATCAACCAATACAGTGTAAAAAGCTGTGATAGAGCCTGTAGGACCAGTTCCGGCGCGTTCTAGTAGTTTAGGTAAGCTTGCAAATACAGATGGTGTGTAACCTCTCATAGCTGGTGGTTCTCCGACTGCAAGTCCAACTTCACGTTGAGCCATAGCATAACGAGTGACCGAATCCATCATCAGCATCACATTAAGTCCACGATCCCGAAAATACTCAGCAATCGTAGTAGCAATAAGTGCTCCCTTAATTCGAATTAATGCAGGCTGATCAGATGTAGCGACAATAACAACTGACCTCTGCAAACCCTCAGGTCCCAAATCGCGTTCGATGAAATCCAGTACTTCCCTGCCACGTTCCCCAATCAGAGCGATAACATTAACATCTGCTGATGTATTACGTGCAATCATTCCCATGAGCGTACTTTTGCCGACCCCTGAACCAGCGAAAATCCCCACCCGCTGACCTTTACCAATTGTTAGCAAACCATCTATCGCTCTTACACCGATGCTAATAGGTTCTTGCACTCGTGGTCTATTGAGTGGATTGGACGGAATGTTAAAGGTCGAACTATGTGGCATTCGAGCTGGGATCAGGGAACCATCAAGCGGTTGCCCTAGACCATCCAGTACCTTACCCAGCAATTCTGAACCCACCTGAACACTAAGCGGCTTACCTGTTCCCACTACATCACAACCAGGTCCAATTGCCTGCAGTTCTCCAAGTGGCATTAATAGCACCTTGTTGTCACGGAAACCAACGACTTCAGCTTGCAGCGGCTTATTTCCTTTAGAAGGATAGATATAGCACACATCACCAATGCTAGCATCAGGTCCTTCAGATTCAACCATAAGACCGATAACCTGCGTCACTTTCCCATTGATCCTCACCGGATCGAGATTACGAAGTTGCTCCTTATAACGGTTACTATCAAGCATCTTCTTCCCCATTTCTCTGCTCATCGGTGTCCAGCGCGATTCTAACCAGCTCTTTCTTGATTTCTGCAAGCTGAGTATCAATTCGGGCATCTATGCTGCCAAAGGAGGAGCGGATTACACAACCTTGATCTTTCACAGTCGAGTCAGGCAAGATCTGTAGTTCAGCCTGCGAGTCAACCGCTAATGACAATTCTTCCCTTGCTGCGTTTACGAAAGCGAACTGCGCAGGTGATACACACAGTGAAATCAGCCCCTGCTCACGTTTACGAGCTAGATTCTTCCGAATCAAATCCATTGCAAACTGCGGCTCAACCGTTAACTGTCTGTCCACAATTTTCTCCGCAATATCACAGCTTAGCTCAACCAAGAAAGGTTCAGCTTCCTGAATAATGACATCCCTTGCCTTATAGGCTTCAGTTAAAACAGCACGAGCTTCATCCATCATCGCTGCAATTTTGAGCTTCATCTCTTGCTCAGCTTGAGAAACACCTTCTTGATACCCTAGCTGATAAGCCTCGGCTTTGACGGCCTCAACTAGATGTTCATCCTGCTCACGCCGCTCTTTCCACCACTCTTCAGCCTCCGCTTTTGAGGATTCAACAATCTGTTCCGCTTCAAGAGAGGCATTCCGTACTTGCTCTTCAGCAAATTCTTGGGCGTCTTTAAGCATTTGCTTACGTGCCACTTCAGCCTCTTCACGAGCGGGATCATGATAGTGAGTCTCGCTTACAGTCTCCTCTGGAACGGGCTCCTCAGTTAGGCCCGCATAGTGCCGGGCCTGCTCCAATCTTTTCAGTACATCAACTGGAACATACTGAGAATGCTTAATCAGCTTAGACAATGATGTCATCTCCTCCGCCACGAGCGATGATAATTTCTCCAGACTCTTCGAGTCTGCGGATCGTACCTACAATACGCGTTTGCGCTTCTTCTACATCACGCAACCGCACAGGACCCATGTACTCCATTTCTTCTCGGAATGTCTCTGCCATACGTTTGGACATATTCCGGAAAATAACATCTCGTACTTCTTCGCTTGCAACCTTAAGGGCAAGCTGCAGGTCCGCATTATCAATATCACGAATAATACGCTGAATCGAACGGTTATCCACATTGACAATATCCTCGAATACGAACATCCGCTTCTTGATTTCCTCGGCGAGCTCTGGATCTTGAATTTCGAGAGAATCCAGAATTGTGCGCTCTGTCCCACGGTCAACACCATTCAAGATCTGTACGATTGATTCGATACCGCCAGCATTTGTATAATCCTGAGTTACTGTAGCAGAAAGCTTCTGCTCTAGCACTCGTTCAATTTGTGTAATGACCTCCGGAGAGGTGCTGTCCATTACAGCAATTCTTCTAGCCACCTCCGCCTGCTTCTCTTGAGGTAATGAGGAGAGAATAGCTGCGGCTTGTTCGAATTGCAGATAAGACAATACAAGTGCGATAGTCTGGACATTCTCATTCTGAATAAAGTTCAAAATCTGGTTTGGATCAGCCTTGCGTGCAAAATCGAAAGGTCTTACCTGCAAAGTCGCAGTCAGACGGTTAATGACCTCCATTGCTTTTGCGGAACCAAGTGCTTTCTCCAGAATCTCTTTGGCGTAGTTAATACCGCCTTGTGATATATATTCCTGGGCGAGGCATATCTGATGGAACTCAGACATGATCGACTCTTTTTCACTGCTGTCCACTTTACGGACATTGGCAATTTCAAGAGTTAATTGTTCAATCTCCTCGTCTCTTAAATGTTTGAATATTTGCGCCGATACCTCGGGCCCTAGTGTGATAAGCAGGATCGCGGCCTTTTGACGGCCACTAAGCCCCTGCTGACTAGCCTTTGCCATTAGTTCACCTCTGTTCGTCTGCAAGCCATGTACGCAGCAGATTTACGAATTCGTCTGGCTTTTTCTTAGCCAAACTTTCCAATTGCTTACGAACTTGACTGTCATTCGTCACACTTTCCAAATTAATAGATGGAAATTCGGTAGGAACCTGCAATGGAATGTCTTCATCTTCCTCTTCCACAGTCTTCTTACGACTCCGATAGATTAGATATCCTCCACCTGCTCCAACCAGCAATGCAGCTGCTCCGATAGCCCATAACATCCATGTGGCAAGACCACCTGGTGTTGTATTAGCAGCGGTTCCGCCAAATTGTTGAGAATACACCGAAACCTTTTTGGTTAAATCAGCGTCTGTATATGTAGTACCTGAATCTGCGAGCGAAGCACGAACAATATTTACCAAAATGTTTTGAATTGCTGCTGATGTAGCAGCGTCCAAAGTATTTTGTCCTGTAGGTGGTTCAACTGCAACATTTATGGTTAAATCTTTAACAGTAAAGGGACTTGCGATAACATCCTTTGTAATTCGGTTTACTTCATAGTTCCTCGTTTCAGAAGATTCTTCCGAAGTAGAAGTATCCGTACCGGCTTGTGAAGGATAGCCCGCTACATCTTGTGAACCAGTGCCTGCCACTCCACCAGTTGTATTTCCTTGACCCGAATACGAATTACTAATGATTTGTGAACTGATCTCAATCCCCTTCATGTTCTCTGTATCCACAGGGGTTACGAGATTCTCCTTCCGGTTTTCCTTGTCAAAGTTCAGCTTCGAAAATACAAGAACATCAACTTTATCTGGACCCGTAAGAGTGCTAAGGAATTGTTTCACATCTTTCTTTACTTCTTCTTCGAATTTCTTCTGAAGAGCGAAGTTCTCTTCGACTTGGCTGGAAACTCCAGCTTGTCCACCTTTGGCCGTAGGCATTAACTCGACTTCATTATTAGCAATCGTAATGTTATCGATTGGTAGATTTGGAACAGCCGTCTTTACAAGGTTAAAGTACCCATCAATATTATCTTGAGTGGGTCTGAATCCCGGATTAAATGAGAGCACAACGGATGCAGATGCTTGCTCTTGGTCAGCCTGGGAAGCAAAAACTGTTTCTTTAGGCAGATTAATCAGCACTTTAGCATCCTTAATTCCTTGCATACGTCTCATTAACTGTTCTACTTCACCGTTTAATGCATTATTATACTTCACATTAAACTCACTATCTGTCGTCCCTATCATTGACGAATTTTCATTAAAGACCTTATAACCGATAGAGCCCCCCTGAACAATCCCCTGAGAACCGATATCCACCTTTATTCGAGCCGCTTCTGTGCTTGGCACGGAGATGCTTTTTCCATCTTGGCTTAATCGGTATGAAACACCTGCTGTATCCAAGTAGTTCATTACTCCAGCTGAATCTGTGCTGTCCAAATCTTGAAACGCTACTTCATATTCTGTCTTTGAAAGCTGCATGGTTAATACTACGATTATTATTAGAATGATAAACAATGTAGAAAAGAATAAAATCTTCTGTTTACCACTAAATCTGTTCCAATACAGGGTCACCTTCTCCCGATATTGGGCAAATCTTTCATTCACAGTGTCACCCCATCCGGAACTAAGCTAGGAATTAATTAAATTTGAGTTCTCATAATTTCTTGATAGGCTTCTATCACTTTGTTCCGGACTTGTGTAGTCAACTGCAAACTCAGTAAAGCCTGTTGGGAAGAAATCATCACCTCGTCTATGTTCACTTCTCCCAATACAAATTTATTACTCATATCCTTTGCTTGTTGTTCCTGATCTGCTACTTTAGTGAGTGCATTCTCAAGATAAGAACCAAAGCTCTCCATGGCATTAGCAGGAGTGGATGAAACTTCGGTAGATGTTGGTTTCATGGCAAGCTGCTGTACAGCTTGAACCCCATTAGTGATATTCTGTATCAACTGTTTCCCTCCTAAAAGTTTTGTAAGCTTATGCTTCCTAGATTCACTTCGTACAAAACTCACTGTGGAAGCGTTCCTTGTGTTAATTACGTTTAGCGCCCAATTTCGAGTGCTTTACTTACCATAGCTTTAGATGCATTCAGCATCGTGACATTGGCTTCATAAGAACGTGATGCAGATAACATATCTACCATTTCTTTAGTAATATCTACGTTTGGCATATAGACATAACCTTCGGCATCCGCATCAGGATGGCTTGGGTTGTAAACTGGCTTTAACGGTGAAGTATCTTCTATAATGGACTGCACCTTTACACCTTCACTACTACTACCGTTCAATTTCGAATTTAGTATATTCGAGAACTTATTGCTTTCGGTAGCTTCCATAACAACAAGTTTTCGACGGTAAGGAACGGCTTTGCCATCAACGACCGATGCTCTTGTAGTTTCCGCATTGGCCACGTTGGAGGAAATCACGTCCATCCGCAATCGTTGAGCTGTTAATGCTGATGCACTTATCCCAAAACTACTCCCAAAGTTCATGCAATCTTATCCTCCTTGAATTACAGCTCGCATCATCGAAATTTGACTGTTGATCTGCTCGACATAAGAACTATACCTGAGTTGGTTCTCAGCACTTAACGCCATTTCTCGTTCTACATCCACATTGTTGTCGTTATTATTCATCGAGGTAGTTTCATCCGTACTAACGACAGCTGCTGGTACAATTCTTTTACTACCAAATTGAAAATGTCGGGAGTCCGTTACCTTCGCGTTAAGTGTAGGTTTTATTCCACTTTCTTGTTGCTGAAGGAAACTTTCGAATGAAACATCAGAACGTTTGAAATTTGGCGTATCTTCGTTAGCCACATTATTCGCTAGAACATTTTGTCGTTTGTAGGCAGCATCAATGCCTCCCTGCAATCGTTGAAAACTGACACTATTCAGCAATCCCAAGATAATTCCTCCTTTCAAAGCTATCATAATGAAATGAATTCCACAACTTTCCTTAAAAAACCTGCTTGATTTCGACAAATAAAGTATAAAAGTCCTCTATTTATCAGTTTCTACGTCGAACCTTGTCGCAAAGTATAACTAATTAGTATTTTCACATACATTGATTTTCATTTAATTTGTATATTATTACAATAAGAAATAAGCCCTATCTTTTTAGAAAAGACAGGGCTTTTAGCACTTTATTGCTATTTTATTCCTTTTTTAACTCAAAATTATCTTTTTAATTGCATCTTTTTACATTTTTTTACCTATTAATGACACTAAATTGTAATTTTCTAATTCAATATGCCCAAATCCAAAAGAATAAGAATTTGTCGCATTAAAGAATATACTGACTTAGATCACGATCCTGCGCAATACTTGCCAATTTCTCACGCACATACTCTGGTGTAATAACCATAGTGTCCAGCGTCAGCTCAGGTGCTTCAAAAGAAAGATCCTCCAATAACTTCTCCAAAATCGTATGAAGACGTCGAGCACCTATGTTCTCCATATTTTGATTCACTGAAGCAGCTATTTTGGCAATTTCATAAATAGCATCTTTCTGGAACTCCACTTCAATGTCCTCGGTTTTTAACAAATTAACATATTGTTTCGTCAAAGCGTTCTCTGGCTCTGTTAAGATGGAAACAAAATCCTCCAGTGTCAGACTGCTTAGTTCTACGCGAATCGGAAAACGCCCCTGAAGCTCTGGAATCAGATCAGAAGGTTTAGCAACATGAAAAGCCCCGGCAGCCATGAAGAGCACGTAGTCCGTCTTCACAGGACCGTATTTTGTCATGATTGTAGAACCCTCTACAATTGGAAGGATATCTCTTTGCACACCTTCACGTGATACATCAGGGCCCGAACCCTTTCCTTGACTTGCAACCTTATCAATCTCATCGATAAAAATAATACCCGATTGTTCAGCGCGTGTCACAGATTCCTGAATGACATCATCCATATCAATCAGTTTGGTTGCTTCATCTTGAATTAGCACTTTACGAGCCTCACGGATAGGAAGCTTGCGCTTCTTCGTCCGCTTCGGAAGCAAGCTACCAAACATTTCTTGCATATTCATCCCCATCTGGTCGTTCCCTTGCCCTGCAAACATATCCAGCATAGATGGCGCTGTATCCTCAACATCTATTTCAATGATATCTTCTTCCAATTGACCAGCAAGCAGCTTAAATCTAACCCCGCGACGGCGTTCGCTTAAGCTTCCATCTGGTTCGGAATCTTCTTTAGAATCCTCTTGTGAAGAGTTCCCGCCAAAAATCATCTCAAAAGGATTCTTCTGAGATTTATTTTTTGAAGACGAAGGCACTAATATAGAGACAATCCGCTCATTAGCCAGTTCTTCTGCACGGTCTTTCACTTTTTCCGTACGCTCTAGCTTCACCATACGAATAGAGGTCTCAACTAAATCACGCACCATAGACTCCACATCTCGCCCTACATAACCCACCTCAGTGAATTTGGTTGCCTCCACTTTGATGAACGGAGCATTAACGAGCTTAGCTAGACGCCGAGCAATCTCAGTTTTCCCTACACCAGTAGGTCCGATCATCAAGATGTTCTTAGGAACAACATCATCACGCAGTTCCTCAGCCAGCAGACTGCGCCGATAACGATTACGAAGGGCAACAGCTACCGATTTCTTAGCTTGTTTCTGACCTACAATATATTTATCCAATTCAGCTACGATTTGACGGGGTGTTAGCGATTGATTCACCATCGTGAATTCCTCCTTGTCTCTATGGCACTGAGCCTATAATTGCTCAACAATAATATTGGAGTTAGTATACACACATATTTCTGATGCAATCTGAAGAGCTTCACGAGCGATATCCGCAGCAGCAAGATTTGGAGCATGACGTTTGAGCGCGCGACCG
This genomic stretch from Paenibacillus sp. FSL H7-0737 harbors:
- a CDS encoding flagellar hook-length control protein FliK, with amino-acid sequence MSLVVQSLVSANATAASGSSSTSTGTTAAVPFAQTLVQTMGGNTANTTSVPTDPLLGNLASLLQGLLKEVQTTGEDQGGQDTQNSDLIEKLTADVENLDESINSDPAVLVALQAWLLQVSALLSGSQATEGDATSDTESAGSLSPLAKHADTLRFAVQDDLQSLVTMIQEAAVSGNEEAASKGISLLNNFTAILEQSSANTIKGKGKNSSTNENSGVSVQQPIVTESKGNTTDKTIQNLSNRAGEAAAIKNEAVLTSPVTSGAVQDPEAELTAPLIKSSATGETKQAESAQDSTSGTTIIEGDHEVVTAGQLALRGGITAPLKAEVPVAPVPVHQFAQEMTGFITGKLEIVQKGGVAEATISLFPENLGQVDVKITMQNGHLVAQFMTEHSGAKDMLEQQMNQLRAALQSQGLQVEKLEVTQNNTPLNSGWGQEGRQPGSGSGQQGRRSKESREEANDAILAAELNGEWKDWVSNAGQEDENQGNSFSAKA
- a CDS encoding MotE family protein, translated to MAKIDNDMELENEGSAGKFERFLFLMIPIIFTLVLLGVLLTLFNMDIRNNVLEVANKIPILEKWVPDPPTDPSKPKEESKKQEVSSNSTIKELKAQLAQKADELKKVTDEKTAQDTKVQALESQIEGMKTEAAAAAEVNSEETEDPYQKQVTDLAKLYAGMKASKAAPIMENLTTEEMVQIFSVMNKASKTAILEKMDPQKAADVTIKLKETTSSGDMAIAALQSRLKKEAGSTTQTTKTSTNLDKEKLNQTFSSMTPANAASLLGEMYKISPDKVVTIMNTVSDSVRSSILGEMTKNDSAQTAKIVNRLMGAK
- the fliJ gene encoding flagellar export protein FliJ; translated protein: MRFHYTFQKVVDLKGNEKTQAEWMLSSALGELQAQERSLDELTFQRSAIMLSLQNAAEQKAPMAKIREIQEYVEYLDICIARKHTDIRSAHQEVLKKQDQLSTKVLDEKVWLKAKDKAETQFQQSMILREQNELDEMATVRFAMKSL
- the fliI gene encoding flagellar protein export ATPase FliI codes for the protein MGKKMLDSNRYKEQLRNLDPVRINGKVTQVIGLMVESEGPDASIGDVCYIYPSKGNKPLQAEVVGFRDNKVLLMPLGELQAIGPGCDVVGTGKPLSVQVGSELLGKVLDGLGQPLDGSLIPARMPHSSTFNIPSNPLNRPRVQEPISIGVRAIDGLLTIGKGQRVGIFAGSGVGKSTLMGMIARNTSADVNVIALIGERGREVLDFIERDLGPEGLQRSVVIVATSDQPALIRIKGALIATTIAEYFRDRGLNVMLMMDSVTRYAMAQREVGLAVGEPPAMRGYTPSVFASLPKLLERAGTGPTGSITAFYTVLVDGDDMNEPIADAVRGILDGHIVLNRSIANKGHFPAIDVLSSISRVMKDIAPEEQIAAAENVKRLMAVYKDSEDLINIGAYQRGSNAQIDESMEYIDSIWEFTKQRVNEKVTLAEVQQSLISHFSRS
- a CDS encoding FliH/SctL family protein, translating into MSKLIKHSQYVPVDVLKRLEQARHYAGLTEEPVPEETVSETHYHDPAREEAEVARKQMLKDAQEFAEEQVRNASLEAEQIVESSKAEAEEWWKERREQDEHLVEAVKAEAYQLGYQEGVSQAEQEMKLKIAAMMDEARAVLTEAYKARDVIIQEAEPFLVELSCDIAEKIVDRQLTVEPQFAMDLIRKNLARKREQGLISLCVSPAQFAFVNAAREELSLAVDSQAELQILPDSTVKDQGCVIRSSFGSIDARIDTQLAEIKKELVRIALDTDEQRNGEEDA
- the fliG gene encoding flagellar motor switch protein FliG; this translates as MAKASQQGLSGRQKAAILLITLGPEVSAQIFKHLRDEEIEQLTLEIANVRKVDSSEKESIMSEFHQICLAQEYISQGGINYAKEILEKALGSAKAMEVINRLTATLQVRPFDFARKADPNQILNFIQNENVQTIALVLSYLQFEQAAAILSSLPQEKQAEVARRIAVMDSTSPEVITQIERVLEQKLSATVTQDYTNAGGIESIVQILNGVDRGTERTILDSLEIQDPELAEEIKKRMFVFEDIVNVDNRSIQRIIRDIDNADLQLALKVASEEVRDVIFRNMSKRMAETFREEMEYMGPVRLRDVEEAQTRIVGTIRRLEESGEIIIARGGGDDIIV
- the fliF gene encoding flagellar basal-body MS-ring/collar protein FliF, whose product is MNERFAQYREKVTLYWNRFSGKQKILFFSTLFIILIIIVVLTMQLSKTEYEVAFQDLDSTDSAGVMNYLDTAGVSYRLSQDGKSISVPSTEAARIKVDIGSQGIVQGGSIGYKVFNENSSMIGTTDSEFNVKYNNALNGEVEQLMRRMQGIKDAKVLINLPKETVFASQADQEQASASVVLSFNPGFRPTQDNIDGYFNLVKTAVPNLPIDNITIANNEVELMPTAKGGQAGVSSQVEENFALQKKFEEEVKKDVKQFLSTLTGPDKVDVLVFSKLNFDKENRKENLVTPVDTENMKGIEISSQIISNSYSGQGNTTGGVAGTGSQDVAGYPSQAGTDTSTSEESSETRNYEVNRITKDVIASPFTVKDLTINVAVEPPTGQNTLDAATSAAIQNILVNIVRASLADSGTTYTDADLTKKVSVYSQQFGGTAANTTPGGLATWMLWAIGAAALLVGAGGGYLIYRSRKKTVEEEDEDIPLQVPTEFPSINLESVTNDSQVRKQLESLAKKKPDEFVNLLRTWLADEQR
- the fliE gene encoding flagellar hook-basal body complex protein FliE → MIQNITNGVQAVQQLAMKPTSTEVSSTPANAMESFGSYLENALTKVADQEQQAKDMSNKFVLGEVNIDEVMISSQQALLSLQLTTQVRNKVIEAYQEIMRTQI
- the flgC gene encoding flagellar basal body rod protein FlgC, with translation MNFGSSFGISASALTAQRLRMDVISSNVANAETTRASVVDGKAVPYRRKLVVMEATESNKFSNILNSKLNGSSSEGVKVQSIIEDTSPLKPVYNPSHPDADAEGYVYMPNVDITKEMVDMLSASRSYEANVTMLNASKAMVSKALEIGR
- the flgB gene encoding flagellar basal body rod protein FlgB — encoded protein: MGLLNSVSFQRLQGGIDAAYKRQNVLANNVANEDTPNFKRSDVSFESFLQQQESGIKPTLNAKVTDSRHFQFGSKRIVPAAVVSTDETTSMNNNDNNVDVEREMALSAENQLRYSSYVEQINSQISMMRAVIQGG
- the hslU gene encoding ATP-dependent protease ATPase subunit HslU yields the protein MVNQSLTPRQIVAELDKYIVGQKQAKKSVAVALRNRYRRSLLAEELRDDVVPKNILMIGPTGVGKTEIARRLAKLVNAPFIKVEATKFTEVGYVGRDVESMVRDLVETSIRMVKLERTEKVKDRAEELANERIVSILVPSSSKNKSQKNPFEMIFGGNSSQEDSKEDSEPDGSLSERRRGVRFKLLAGQLEEDIIEIDVEDTAPSMLDMFAGQGNDQMGMNMQEMFGSLLPKRTKKRKLPIREARKVLIQDEATKLIDMDDVIQESVTRAEQSGIIFIDEIDKVASQGKGSGPDVSREGVQRDILPIVEGSTIMTKYGPVKTDYVLFMAAGAFHVAKPSDLIPELQGRFPIRVELSSLTLEDFVSILTEPENALTKQYVNLLKTEDIEVEFQKDAIYEIAKIAASVNQNMENIGARRLHTILEKLLEDLSFEAPELTLDTMVITPEYVREKLASIAQDRDLSQYIL